The Phaeodactylum tricornutum CCAP 1055/1 chromosome 8, whole genome shotgun sequence DNA segment GGTCAGCAACGGATCTACCGACGATTTTATCAAGGGTCCCAATTGGGCGCCCAACGCGTCTGAGACGTAATGTTTGATAGTGGTAGAAAACAGATTGATGATTTTTGCCGAGGCACTACCAGTAAAGTGCAAGTCCGTGACGGCCAGTGTGGCCGCAAAATGCGAGCTTACAACGCCTACAGGCTGCTTCAATGCCGCactgttgttgtggtctGACTGGACCAGTAGCGACCAAGCGAGGGCGGGATTGGTAGAGCCAGCgtcggcttggagttgggcTTGCATGTTGCCCCCCACTCCAGATGATTTATACGAGCCGTGGCACAACGCAGAAATGTTGGCCACGGACAAATCCAGTAGCGGATCGGTCCCCGTGTTTTGGTCGCTCGTACTGGCATTCCTGTTGCTTGGATCGTAACTCGAGTCGATGTCCTCCACAACGAAATTGGTGCAGGAAAGGTCTCGTATTTCAATCgtcaaaaaggccttggAAAAAGACTGATCCGGAATACTGACCTTTAGATGCAGTAACCAGCAAGCTAGGGGGTCGTATCGACTTTTGCTGGTGTGGTTGCGACATTCTTTGGGTAAGGAGGGTTCAGTTATGGTGAACAGAGATCTCTCGGGGAGGGGCGATACGTCAATTGATCCTCGCCATGGAGCGAGAGAAACTCCAAATCCAGCGAGAATGGCCCACATCAGCATCCAGAGTGGTACCTTTCTCATTGTGTGCAGCCTTTTGTACAGTCAAGGGCTACTTCACGACGCGAAAACAGGTTGGATTGACAGAGAGAGGGAAATGGTCTACAAGAATCCGCCGCAGCCATTATCACCGGTGTTTCTTAGAAAAGCGCCTTTTTTCTTTATCAAGAAAAACGGGAAACAACGGTTTGCGGTCTTTTCTCCGGGTTTTTcaattgattgtgattgcCAGTACTCGCCTATAAACCCGGAGTGgcgttttcttcgtctgaTCTACTGTCAGTCCGTCACACTCCATCTATCGGCACCATCCGATGAACGAACTATTTcatccttcttttttctttgtgaaCTTGTTTACGGAACAAAGAGCTCTTCCAATCGAGTCACTGACCGTATGTAGACAGAGATCGCCCTTTCACAAACTACATTCGCAACTAGCTAACACGCTAATTAAAAGGCAGAACGATGGCGGAGCAAGTTCAGGCAGCCCTTGACCAAATGGTCGAGCCTCTGTTGGACCTGCAGAATCGAGGTGTCTTTTCCCGGGACGAAATTCGCTCCATCgtggatcgtcgtcgacaatcGGAATACGCTCTACGCCGCCGAGGAAAACTCCGCAAGGCCGATTTTATCGGGTACATACAAGCCGAAACTCAACTGGAAGCCTTGCGGGCTTTGCGTGTGCAAAGAATTACTCGAGAAGAGCGTCGAGCGAATCGAGGCAAAACGTCGCAGGATGATGCTAAGGACAGCAATACTTCCGGCACGAGCAAAATTGGTGACCGCCACATCGTTCAGCTTATTCATCTGCTATGGACACGTACGCTACGAAAATTCCGCGACGTGAGCTTCTTTCTGGAGTACGCCGAATTTTGTCGATCCCAAAAATCGTTTGCCAAACTTGCGACTGTATACGCCCAGGCCTTGGCTTTGCATCCGAAACAAACGGGACTTTGGATAGCTGCTGCCTCGCACGAATTTTTTCAATCAAGTACGCCGCATACGGCTCGAATTCTGTTGCAGCGTGGAATTCGGGTTAACCCCACATCGCCCGATTTGTGGTTACAGAGCCTGGTTATGGAGCTACATTTGGTACAAAAATTACGGGGTCGTCGCGATATTCTGCGGGGTGCTGGTCGTGGTggtgaagaagaagaagataaAGAATTCTCAGAGCACAAGATTGCTCGTTTGCTATACGATAATGCGATTCAAGCCATTCCCGATCGTGTCGAGTTTCGTTTACAGTGTTTGGATCAATGTCGCTTGTTTCCGAATACAGAAGATTTGCAAGCTTACATTCATATTTCAATGGAACGAGATTGTTCGTCTCGCCCCGAAGCGTGGATCGCTCGGGCCATGCACGAATGGGAACGCCATCGAAAGCTAGGAGAGAATGAGAAGAGTAGTATTGGTTTTTTACAGTCAAACGGACTTGGCGATGATTTGAACCAACGTCAAGAGGACAACCCGCAGCGAAAAAAGGCTCGAACGCTTCTCCATCATGAGCAGGAAGCTAGAGACGATGTACTGAAGGTGATCAAACAGGCTGTGGATACCCTTTCGTCTCATGAAATGTATCTGCAAGGAATTCGCTTCCTTCTCTCATACATGCAGGAATTAGCTGAAGAATTAGAAGAGAGCGACGatagcaaagaaaagctaGAACGAAGTCAAaggtttctttttcagctcTTCGATCAGGCAAAGACCCTTCATTTCGAAACCTCGGACTTAATTCTCGAGCAGGTAGCGTTTTTGGCTCTTGTTGAGTCGGATCAAGAAGCTAGCCAATGCATTCAAAACTTTGTAGAGAACCATCCTACCAAGGCTTCGATTGATGTCTGGCGCCGCTATGCTGCAATGTCACCCGATCAAGCCGTTGATATTCTTGAAGAAGCTGCAAAGTATATATCtgtcgagcaagaagcgcACATGGTTGTTCTGTTGGAGCTCTTTGGTGCCAAACTAGCCATTCCAGACGAGAAGAGCTTGCCGGTCCTCTTTCAAACGATACTTTTGCTAGCTCCTGGTTTTGGGGAGATGAAGGATGTAGAGGACCCAGTGTATGGAATAAAGAATATTTCATGTGCCTGCTTGCAATATTTGCGATACGCCTCTAAGCATCATGGGCTAAACGAAATGCGGAGAATTTATCAGGCTGTCTTGTTCGAGTCCTCTTTGGGAACCTTGGAAGGTGGTGATCCATCCTTGATAAACATTTTCTTGGAAGAGGCAATGAaggctgaagaagaattcgGCAGTAGTAAGGAGACTCGATGTCAGCTTAGGCGCCTGTGTGACATCGCGTTGCAGTTGTTTGAAAACACCGACGAGGAGGAGAAATATAGACGGCGAAAGGAAAACATTCTATACGGGTAAATACAAGAGGGGGGTTGAGGAGGCGATTACTTTTGTAGCTATGATCAAGCTGACGCTAGTGTTGCTGTTTGTGTCATAGAAGGCTTCGAACACCCTCTGATCTCTCTATACATGGATTGCCCTGTTCGGTCGGGACGAATATGGTCCAAATATTCGATGTTGATGCACCAGACTTTTCAGCGGAAGCTTTCGAAGTCGCCTATAGTAAGTTCCGAGTCGTAAAAATTCGCCACGCTTACAATATGAAGGAACAACGATCTTTTTCCTGGAAGAACATTGGTCCAATTTTTGATAATTTAGACGCAAGTGACAAAGAGTCTTGGTGTCTCGAAACAAATGAGGGTGAGCCCTGTTCTCCGGAATCTTTCCTGCAGTCCAAGCTTGACACGTCTAGGGCATACTGCAGCTTTTTGATACAACAAGACGAGGATGCTTATAAATCAGCAATGGATTTGCTTCCAATTTCTGAACTTAGTTGGACAAATTGGTCGTATGAGCCCGCCCTTTGGATGTTTTTCGGCAGAAACCGGAAGGGCAATGATCCTTTGGAAGGACGTCCAGAACATACGGATGCCATTTTACACGACGGAACTTGGCACTATCAGTTGTCCGGTGGAAAGGAATGGTACCTACGACCAACAAAGGAGCTCTTGAAACATATGGATGGCCATTTAACGAAAGCAGAGCGAAGGCTTTGGAGCGAATCGAGTCGCGTTTGTGTCGCGTGTGAAGAGGGAAGCATCCTCGTGATCAAGTAAGTCGTGGCTTTTGCTAAATCGCTGGTTTCGTGTTGTGTATGAAAACGCATCTGGCTCATGAGTCTATTATTTAGCACGAAGCTGTGGTTTCATAGAACAGTAATTCCATCTCAAAAGCAACCATCCGTATCTTACGCCAGAGATTTTCGCTTCGATTTGAATGCTGCATGCATCCGAGATAGTAAGGGAATGACAAATGTAGACGGCCTCTACGCGACGAGTGATATCGAAGAAGGAACAATCATTTTTACAGAGAATGATATGCCTGAATGCGAGCTTCACCGGTCGTCCACGGATCCAAACTGTGAAGTCGTAGCGTTGGATGACGGGTCCAGTGCAGTTGTGTCGATGAAAGCTATAACTGCTGGAGAATTCTTCAGTGTGCTCGACTCTGAGAGTGAAGAGGAAGGTGAGGTTGATCCTCCTGGATCAACTTAAAAGTAATCGGAATGCTTTCTAAAAGCATCTCGAAAAGTAGCATATCTGTGTCATCATTGACAGTGGATATGGACGTCGCTAAGAATCAACGAATCCTTCTCGGAGAATAAATTGCCAGGCTTCCTACCTTTCACTTGAACATGCTCCCATCGACCCCTAGATCCTAGGCCATCCATTGTCACTACATGCTCAATCGTGCCATTACCGTCAAAAACAGACTGAACAACGTTGATCTTACCATTGCCCTTGATTTGGAAGATAGGATCTTTGCGGGGCTCTCCAGAAGCTATTTTGGGCCGACGAAATGTAACTCCTTCACACCATCCACCGTTGCCCCTCCATACTATAGTTCCAGATATTTCAACAACTACGTTTGCTGGGTTGTATTCATCTCCCACGATGCGGATCGGGACATTGACTGTCACTGTTCCTTTAATCCAGTAGTGCCCGTCACCGAGCTCTGTaacatatatatatatatattaGAATCTGTACTTTTCCGGCCAAAAAAATGAATGACTCGAACTTACCGATCGTGTCACCAGGTAAGGCTGAAGACACGGCATCTGCTAGTGTTCGAAAGTGGTTGGCTTCAATTTTGCGGTCTTCTCTGGTATAGGCTCCCATCTCTACCGGGTAGACATGCTTTACGAACGATGGGTGGTGTGCAGCAAAACGCCAATGCTGACAGACTCCTGAGCACTGCATTCGGTCCGGGTACGGAGCGAGAAAGTTCATGATATGCATAAGAGGTCCCTTGGGCAAAGCTGCCCATTTTCTGTGGTAGGCTTGCATAAAGGCTTCTTGTTCAAGAAGAATATTAGGTTGCTCCCAAGTAGCCTCACCCGTATCTTGATTATACCAGAATAGCTGATTGGAAAGCCCGTCGGTTTTTCTTTCCCAATTCTCCCCAGTGAGCTTTCTCCGTTTTTGATCAGCTCGGAGTCTCGCTTTTTCGCGTTGGTAAAAGTTTCGTTGGCGAATAAGATCTTCAGGTCTGGGGAAAGTTCCCAGCAAATCTCCATCAGCCAGAGCACGGCGCTCTTCAAATGCTTTTTCGCGTTCAATGGCATCAAtgtcaatttcattttccgcttcttccgcagCTTCGATGTTCCCACGATGCTCCATGACGGCGTAGATAGAATAGAAAGGGTCGATTTCTTGGCGAAAGTGCAGGCCGTATCGCTCAGTGGGCGTCAGCGATGCGTCTACCCCTGAAACATCAAACCCATCTTCATTCTGCCACGACGcaaattccttttcgagTTCTTTCTCCTCATCGCAgtcttctttcttttcacCCTCCAATCCCTTGACTTTCATGTTTTTGCGTGAATCTCCTTCTGTGACATCGTCTTCTGTTTCGGAATCTTTCTTCAGCTCAATACTCTCGTCAAATTCCAACAAATCGTCCGCTGCTTCCTTCCGTGCTCCTCTCAGTGCGTTGACGTCATCAGCGTCTTCGAGGGAAGTCATTGCAACTTCCATCTGTTCCGTTGACATATCCTCTTCTTTCTCTATAGTTGGACCTTCAGGTGTTTCGTTTTGACCGTCTTCAGTAGTGACTCCAAGAACAGCTCGTAGGCCTCCTTTAGTATATACATCTTGCAATTGGTTGGTTTCTTCAGAAACTTTTGCACTTTCCTGGCGACCTGTCAGCTGGGCTGCGTCAAACTTTCCTTTATCCATGACCAGTATATCAAGATTACGCTTCTGCTGTGCCTTAACTAGAATATTTTCTTCGATCGTGTGCTCTGTAACGAAACGATAAATATGAACATCCCTGGTTTGCCCTATTCTGTGGGCCCGATCTTGTGCCTGGGCGTCCATGGCAGGGTTCCAATCGCTGTCATAGAAGATAACCGAATCCGCTCCAGTAAGGTTTATCCCCAACCCTCCGCTTCGTGTGCTTAAAATGAAGCAGAAGAGTTTGGGGTCGTTGTTGAACCTATCCATGAGCCTCTGCCGTCGATCGACGCCTGTGCTTCCATCGAGACGAAGATACGTGTGTCCGTTCAAATTAAGAAAGGCTTCAAGAATGTCCAGCATTTTGCTCATTTGCGTGAATACAAGACACCTGTGTCCTCCGCGCTTTAGTTCTCGAAGTAGGCCAGCCAGCGTTTGAAGTTTGCCAGCGTCGAACTGTACCAGCTTCTTGTCAGGAAAGAAAGAGGACAACCGTAAGGCAGCATTCCGGAAAGGTCGAGAGTACTCATTCAAAGGCTCGGCAAGTACAGTGTTTAGTGTTTGTTCAGGTATTAAAGTTCTTCCATCAAAGCTGGTGGCCAGAACAGGTCGACACACTCCAGCTTTCGGCACGCAGAAAACGAATTTTGTCACGAGATCGTTGACATCTTCGGCTCTTTCTTGTTGGCTCCGCCGCAACTCCAACAACTTTGATGGCGTGGAAAGGAAATCACAAGCGTTACTGAAGATTGCTCGTGGCTCGACGGAAACATAACGGATCAGTTGACTCGAGTATGGGGACATGGTTGATCGACATCGCGTTGCATTCAATGAGCTGAGAAACAATTTCAATTGactctttcgtttctttttccttgcgTCAAGTGCTGAGAGCAGGCTACTCATGCCCATAGAGATATCTGCATCATGAAATCGATCTGTGACGACCCCACACGAACGATCTTTAAACAGCGGTGGCGCGTATGCTTTGAGCTCATCAGATTCTACTGCGTCGTGCCTCAAGGAGGCATCAAGTGACGGTTCTCCTTGGCTCCCACACCAAATTGGTAGGCGTAGTCGATCACTGACCTCATCGAAAATGGATTTTGTAAAGATATCACTCACGACACATGATGCCGTCTGAAAGGATAAAGGCTCAAGAACAAAAGGTGTAACGATGGACCGGGGCTCAAAAAGGTCAGGGTGATTGCAGACCTTTCGAAGTTGCATCAACACATTCATCATCCCCATGAAATTGCCGCCCTTCTGCAGAGCCATTCGTGTCGACGAACGTGCCATAAACTCCTCGTACATGAGCATCTAATTGTTGCAGGAAGCAAACTGAGATCTATGGTGGATAGATACATTGGACCTCTTCCACCTATCTTGGCTTACCTGTCGTCGCGATAGCTGACATTTAACGATATGTTCGAACTTTCCAGGCATCTGCTTTTCTACGTCTTTCTTCAGTCGCCGAAGGACAAAAGGGCGAATGATCCCATGCAGACGACTAACAACATCGTTATTTTTGGCTCCACTTCCTTCAATCATATCATTCATCGGGTTGGCGAACCAGTAAGAAAACTCCTTGCGGGAACGGAAGATATACGGCATGAGAAAATGTAGCAGGGACCAAAGCTCCATCAGGTTGTTTTGAAGAGGTGTACCTGTCAGCAGGAGACGACGCTGGGTGTTGAAATTTATTAGTGTTTGCCAGCGTTGACTCTGGAAATTTTTGATATTTTGCGCTTCGTCAAGAACCATATAGTACCAACGTTTGCGCTTGAAGGCAAAGGCATCCTGGACGGCCAGCTGATATGATGTGATTACAACATGATACCAATTTGACTTTGTCCAGCCTGTTCGTAGCTCCTTACGCCGCTTTGCTGGACCGTAGTAGCAAAGAACTTTCAACGCCGGGCAAAATCGTTTGAGCTCAGTCTCCCAATTCACGATGACAGAAGTCGGAACAACCACGAGGTGGGGTCCCCATATACCTTTGTATGAAGCCAGATACGAAAACAGCGATATTGTCTGGAGTGTCTTTCCCAAGCCCATCTCTACAACGCAAAGTTACCGATGAGGAAAAGCGCGCCCAGCTCAAGCAACAATCTCTTTCAAATTCTTACCATCTGCCAAAATTCCGTTCAGCCGTCTAGTCTGCAAGGACACTAACCAATTGAGCCCAACTTGCTGGTATTTCCGGAGCTTGACCCAACGGCTCAGCAAGAATGGACGAGTTGCTAAAGTATTTTGAGCTCTCTGCGCCGAAGCTTCCAGCTTCTCAAGAGATGTTTTACCAGCTTCGGAAACGCTTTCGTCAGTAGACGGCCGAGAACGTTTCGTGACTGGAAAATTTACATCATCTGATCTCTTTCGGACTTGAGATCCATCCGACAGATTCCCTTCCGGCTCGAATATAGTGCCCTCTTCAGCGGACCGGTACATCGCCCGCAATTCATCCACAGAAACCTCGCTTTCTCGCTTCAGCAAAGCGATCTCATCTTCCGGCTCCATCTCGCGGCCAAGCCGTTCCTCGGCCTCGATCGTGGTCTCGTCATCAAACACGGGACCATCCGGCTGAAAATCGCCATCGTGttcctcgtcatcttctAGATCCCCGTGCAACTCCGACAGTGCAGTAGTTTGCGACAGCAATATCTCGTCTCCTTCCATACCAGCATACATGGCGCGGAGCTCATCGACTGACAtttcattttctcttttgagAGATGCAATCTCGTCCGCGTAAGACACATCTCGTCCGAGCTTTTCTTCCGCCTCAATGGTTGTTTCATCGTCTACTTCGTTGACGTCAGGCGCAAACTCTTCGGCGTCTCCTTCCTCGTTGGCCTGTGCTAGTAACATATGGGTTTGGGAATTGCTGCGaacttcttcatcctctTTGCTCGCCTCGGAGAATTTTGATTCGACGTCCGTGTCAGTCTCGTCCAAAGCTTCTGGCCGATGGACTGTCGCATATCTTGCACGCAGCTGTTCTATCGGTATCTCGCTTTCATTCTGTAGAAGGTCAATTTCCTGTTGGTAAGACATGTCTCGACCCAAGCGTTCCTCGACGTCCAACGtggtttcgtcgtcaacatcCGTTCCGGGGGCGGGATAAAAGTCGTCTTCGGCATCATCCTCCACGTGGTCCTCTGGCTCTTCTTGCGCCGAGGACAACAGCACAGAGCTGTCGTCTTGCAGCAGTGCCCGTTCGTTGTCAACATCCAATACACCAGCGTATTTTCGCCGCAGCTCCTCCACCGAGAGTTCATTTTCTGCCTGCAGCATTCGCAGTTCGTCCCGGGCGGTCATTTCTTGTGGCAGGCCTTCCTCCTGTATCAAAGTGGTCTCGTCGTCCACTTCTTCCGCGTCAGCCTGAAACTCGTCTTCCGCATCGTCTTCGCTGTCATTGACCAGGTCTGGTCCACGGTCCACAAAATCTTCGACGTCACTGATATCGGCATCATCGTCCGCGTCGGCGCCGGGGTCGGACCGCGGAAGGGGAGATGGCGGGGCACCAGCGGGGGAACTGGATGTCCGTACGGGACTTGCGTCGACGCGGACCGGCTCGGCGAATTGGACTTGTCGGGAGTGTGTCACCGGACTCTCGTGGTCCTCGTCGCTCACGGTAGTATCGGCCTCGCCTTCGCGACGCAATCGTTCCAATACATCCCGGACGTCCATATCCGCTTCTTCCGTAAGTTTGCGGAGTTCGTCGGCATCAGCCACGAACGTTGCCGTGCTGTGGTCCTCGTCCGTTGCGGGACCGTTCCGATTGCGATTCCCTCGTCGCTGTCGACGTTCCCAAAGCTCCTGGAGTTCGGCTTCACAGAGGGTCGTTTCGTCATCCGGATCGGAGCAATTTCCGGGATCGAGGGCGAAGGATGCGTCCGATCCGGAGGCGTCCGATGCGGTGGATTCACCGTAAAGTACGGCATCGTTGGCGGGTATTCGTACCCGAGTGTAGTCGCGGACTGATCGTACTCTGGCGGGGGTTACCTTTTGCAACGCCTCTTCAATTGTCCATTGCCCGGCGGTACCGTTTCCGGTAGATCGGTAGATGTTGTTATTGTCGTGATCGTCGCCACCGTCtaaggacgacgacggctgctGCTGCGCGAGCATGGCGGTGTACCGTTCCGTCTGTCGGACCAACGTGACGAGTTGCTGATTCATAGCCCGATTGCGTTGTGCTTGGAGACTCTGTTTCTGCTGATAGGCGAGGACGCGTTCTAGTTTGTGCCACCAGGTGTGTACGGAGCGAGCGATGCGTGCCGTCTTGAGTCGCTGGGCCGTGTGCGCGTCCACGAGGGCCCGTTGGCGACGATGATCCGCCTGGGCGCGGTGCGCAACGACTTGCCGACCGAGCTTACGCGAGGCGTTGACGTGTCGGAGACGCTCGGCCGTAAAGTCCGTGGCGAGCCACTGGAGTTCCTTCAAGACGTAATCCCAGTGCGTGTCGGTTGTCCGGACGGCATCGGGCAGTGGAATTATTGTATGCGAATGAATATCTGTGTGGGAAGTGGAGTCggttttttgtgtttgggTACCAGCAGGCGATTGAATACGAACGCGTTGGTCGGATGGGGGCAGTTTCCGGTGGGAGTTCGTTTTGGGCGGCGGGGGAAGGGCGATTTGTGCGAGACGCGTGATGATGGCGGTCCGCCGAGCGACGAGTTGATCGCTCGTCATGGCTTGAATAGTGTTGATTTGGGAGGGTGACAAGGGCGGTGTCCGGGTGTCCAGTTTGAGCGGTCGAACCGTGCGCGTTCGGGTGGACTTGTGCGGGGCCGGCATGGCGTGCGACGATCCGAACGAGTGGGAACGACAATACTGTGATAGTGGAATCCGTACGTCACGTCCTCCAGGAATACACGAAGACCCAGCTGTTTACTTCGTTGCGAGAAGGACAATGGTGAGCGTCGGAGAGCAAGCTAGCGAGCTACAGAGGGAATGTGGAAAGGGACGGCCGACAAACCTCTGTGTTTGGTTGGGTATGCTCTACTCACAAGTCACTACTGCCAAGTCGATCCGGACGAATGCTTCGACGGCTCCGGATCCATCCATGcgcaaacaaagaaaataCGAAAGGCGACTCGGTCAAAACCGATCTAGCTAGTACAGTTTGTAACCCTTAACCCTACATCCGATAGGGGGAATCCGTCGAATCGCGACTTTTGGCAATTCCTTGGTGCCCGtcgttcactgtccgtcAGGCTGTGCTTCCACTCTAGGTAGTACTGTGAATGGCTGTCTGTTCGttgacgttgttgttgtcgtcacgCATGGTCGACCTTGCATGGCACCTCGAACGAGAATGTGCCGACTCGCGCGCTGTTGGCAGTTCGACATAAGTGTCAAATGTCTATTCCGTTTCGATTTCTATATTACAAATATACGGAATCGTCAACCGTATGCAGACCCTATGTATACCGATATCTACATTGGTTTGGGCTCGGTCGAAGCCGGGTGGGGCACGTCTCTCCCTCACTACACCGAGACATCGTTCCTCCTCCCAAGCATCCCTTCATCCATCCCCTGGTCGGTCATTCGCTTGGTCGTATTCGAGATCAACCCACTGCTACTGTCAGGGAACGTGTAGTTTGCCATTGCCTGAGTTCCGTCCTGGATTCGGCCCAGTGTGGATCCAATCCAGTCCCCCCCAAAAACCGGTTGCCTCGCCCTTGTCCAGACCCCCCCCGACGGAACCGGAGCGTACGTCAccctcgtcgtcgtcgaggtCGTCCAAACCCTacgatacacacacacacgtacaATCCACATGCCGTCGTCACGAGAGTCGATTCCCGTCACGGCGAATGCGGAACACACGGAAACACGGTCGTTCCAAGCTCCCGTCTCGCCCCCGTCGCCACCTAGTGTCGACGCCATGGCCCACCTATTGGCCGTTACCATGGAcagtgacgatgacgacaacgacgacaataacGACCGCGGGTACAATCACCACTACTACCGAGTGGACGAACATTCGTACCAAGCGCATTCCCGTGTGACGTCGTCCGGGGACTGGCGCCAGAACCTTGCCGGTACGGACGATTGGTCGGGAACCACCGACAGTCGTGACGGTGCCGATGCCATTCTGCAACGGGTCGAAGCTACACTCGCTGCCGCCCGTTTGGCGCAAGACAAGCGTAGATCCAATCCCGACCTTGTCATACCGGACGAAGAGCCTTCGGGAACCGCTGCGGCATCCGATTCGCCCAGTTGGGCGCCTCACAATGATTGTTCACCCCCTGATGTACCGGACGAGAACGACTTGAGGCTTCTACTCAATATTTCTTACGACAACAGTTGTTCCGGATCATACGACTCGGACGACAGTAACAGTGTCGTACAGAAGGCACACCAGCGTCCGTCACGACCCCTTAACGACCCCGACAGCCCTTGCACCCGGGTCCGGACTATCCTCCACACCCCGACAACACGTCCGGAATCGCTTTTGGCCACACGCAATCCCAAATTAATATCCCGGAGTCAAGATAACGCACTCACAATACCCCCCACTCAAACTGGATTGGGAAGCGAAAAGGACTCCAACACGCCCCCCAAAACCACTCGACGAGACCAACCACCCTCCAACGAGAGAATTTCGTCGCCGTGCAACCATGGAGATGAGACGAGACCGCAATCCCCAGATTTACCATCCTTGACGCAAATGTCGTTGTCCGAGAGTTGTCGACGCGAGAATCAGATAATCGGGACTCCCATGCGACAATTACCCCTCGCTCCGGTCGATACG contains these protein-coding regions:
- a CDS encoding predicted protein, whose amino-acid sequence is MAEQVQAALDQMVEPLLDLQNRGVFSRDEIRSIVDRRRQSEYALRRRGKLRKADFIGYIQAETQLEALRALRVQRITREERRANRGKTSQDDAKDSNTSGTSKIGDRHIVQLIHLLWTRTLRKFRDVSFFLEYAEFCRSQKSFAKLATVYAQALALHPKQTGLWIAAASHEFFQSSTPHTARILLQRGIRVNPTSPDLWLQSLVMELHLVQKLRGRRDILRGAGRGGEEEEDKEFSEHKIARLLYDNAIQAIPDRVEFRLQCLDQCRLFPNTEDLQAYIHISMERDCSSRPEAWIARAMHEWERHRKLGENEKSSIGFLQSNGLGDDLNQRQEDNPQRKKARTLLHHEQEARDDVLKVIKQAVDTLSSHEMYLQGIRFLLSYMQELAEELEESDDSKEKLERSQRFLFQLFDQAKTLHFETSDLILEQVAFLALVESDQEASQCIQNFVENHPTKASIDVWRRYAAMSPDQAVDILEEAAKYISVEQEAHMVVLLELFGAKLAIPDEKSLPVLFQTILLLAPGFGEMKDVEDPVYGIKNISCACLQYLRYASKHHGLNEMRRIYQAVLFESSLGTLEGGDPSLINIFLEEAMKAEEEFGSSKETRCQLRRLCDIALQLFENTDEEEKYRRRKENILYGRLRTPSDLSIHGLPCSVGTNMVQIFDVDAPDFSAEAFEVAYNASDKESWCLETNEGEPCSPESFLQSKLDTSRAYCSFLIQQDEDAYKSAMDLLPISELSWTNWSYEPALWMFFGRNRKGNDPLEGRPEHTDAILHDGTWHYQLSGGKEWYLRPTKELLKHMDGHLTKAERRLWSESSRVCVACEEGSILVIKTVIPSQKQPSVSYARDFRFDLNAACIRDSKGMTNVDGLYATSDIEEGTIIFTENDMPECELHRSSTDPNCEVVALDDGSSAVVSMKAITAGEFFSVLDSESEEEGEVDPPGST
- a CDS encoding predicted protein produces the protein RCLVFTQMSKMLDILEAFLNLNGHTYLRLDGSTGVDRRQRLMDRFNNDPKLFCFILSTRSGGLGINLTGADSVIFYDSDWNPAMDAQAQDRAHRIGQTRDVHIYRFVTEHTIEENILVKAQQKRNL
- a CDS encoding predicted protein, with protein sequence LRKYQQVGLNWLVSLQTRRLNGILADEMGLGKTLQTISLFSYLASYKGIWGPHLVVVPTSVIVNWETELKRFCPALKVLCYYGPAKRRKELRTGWTKSNWYHVVITSYQLAVQDAFAFKRKRWYYMVLDEAQNIKNFQSQRWQTLINFNTQRRLLLTGTPLQNNLMELWSLLHFLMPYIFRSRKEFSYWFANPMNDMIEGSGAKNNDVVSRLHGIIRPFVLRRLKKDVEKQMPGKFEHIVKCQLSRRQ